Genomic DNA from Corylus avellana chromosome ca4, CavTom2PMs-1.0:
GAAGTTTTGCTTAGTACATAATTAATATTAGTAGGAAATCCCtaatgaaattaaataataactCTTAACCCTTATGAACAAGGATTCCTAattattaaccaaaaaaaaaatcttaatttaaaaaaatattttttaattcttataaataagaataagaattcaTAAAANNNNNNNNNNNNNNNNNNNNNNNNNNNNNNNNNNNNNNNNNNNNNNNNNNNNNNNNNNNNNNNNNNNNNNNNNNNNNNNNNNNNNNNNNNNNNNNNNNNNNNNNNNNNNNNNNNNNNNNNNNNNNNNNNNNNNNNNNNNNNNNNNNNNNNNNNNNNNNNNNNNNNNNNNNNNNNNNNNNNNNNNNNNNNNNNNNNNNNNNNNNNNNNNNNNNNNNNNNNNNNNNNNNNNNNNNNNNNNNNNNNNNNNNNNNNNNNNNNNNNNNNNNNNNNNNNNNNNNNNNNNNNNNNNNNNNNNNNNNNNNNNNNNNNNNNNNNNNNNNNNNNNNNNNNNNNNNNNNNNNNNNNNNNNNNNNNNNNNNNNNNNNNNNNNNNTAAAAGTAATAACTTTAAAAGATCCTTTTATGGCAGTGGCTACGTAACGGGTGTTACTCTTAATTGTCCAAAATCCAACCCGCCCGACCCGACCCATTACTCTGTTTGCTACTAGAGTGACCAATAGAGACTCGTAAGAACGATAACGTTTCGTCCACGTCCCACTCACACACTCTCTGAAACTCTTCCTGGACACTAAAATGGCGACTTGTTCTCAACTACTCGATTGCTTTCAAATCAAAGGTATTTACGAATGATGTAGTAGTGTCTTTTTCTCCTCGGCTTTTTGGGAATTATAAATTTCCTGTTATATTTCATCTTACGCATATTTTTGGGttgtgttttcaattttttaaaggaaGGCCGGCTCTCTCATCCAATCGAGGCCATTTCCATGTTTCTGTGAGTACCCAAATCTTCTTTGTAATCGCTTGATACTCGGTATAAATTTATTGAAACTTCTTTTGAAATGGGTGAGCTGAAAATAGCTAATAAGATAGAGGTATATTGCGaatttcttttctgtttctAAATTTGGCAAATGGAGCCTGCCATTAGTTATAATCTAAAtggcttttattattttgaaaacttACTGGTTTTATAATATGTCGTTATCTCAGTTTATTCACCATTGTTTTGTGTTGGCCTTCTGGTTACTGCAATCTTACATAAGATACAGAAATGCtggattcctttttttttttattaaaaaaaaaaaaaaaaaaaaaaaagtgccctTAATGTACCTTCGTGTTGTAAAGAAACTGCAGAATCATAAGCAATAGTTTTCCCttaatacaaaaattttaatctcTCTTGTTGTTGGCTTTTTGAATCCTCTGTGCTCCTTGGCTTTTGGTAGATTACTTCCTGTGAATTTGGGATTGCCTTATGCTTTGGTGGATTACTTCCTGTGAATTTGggtatttcgattacttataaaacaaaatgttaaaaaattcatGCACCTTGAATTGGCTTACTTATGTTTACAGCCAAATCTATATACTTGAATAAAATctgtcagaaaaaaaaaaaagagggctTTGCTTTTCTGACAGTTCCTTTCTACTACTGGAGTTATAATATGAAGTCATCTTGAATTACTCCATTGTAAGAAATAATTAATTGCCTTCAAATGCTTTTAAAATGAACTAATTAAGTCTATGGGGAATCTACTCATCCAGTGTTTCTTTTTACTAACCACAAGGCCAAGACACTGGTGGGAGTACTTTGATAGTAAATAGCCCAAAGCATTTAAAATGAAGATCTCTTTCCTCTTCATGCTTGTTGAAATTGTAGTCCAATCCATATGTGCCTTGACTgactataaatcttcaccttgTGGCAGGAAAACCTTAGGTGTCCAACGAAAAGAAAGTCGAACCGGGGTTCCCAACTTGCTCGATGTAGCTCGTATTTTAGGGAAATCGTGGCTTTACCTAGCAATGAACTGCCAAAAATAGGTGCATCTCTTTCAGTAGAGCCATTTGATGCACACACAGTAGTAGAAGTTCTCAAGATCGATCCACCAAGTACATCATCACATGCTGTTTTAGATTTTATGCAGAGATTGGTAGTAGTAGCTGATTTGGACCCGGCTTCTGCAAAGATTGCGATTGCATTTCTTGGACCCTTTCTCTCCATATTTGGTTTTCTGTTTATTGTGAGAATAGTAATGTCCTGGTACCCAAAGCTGCCTGTTGGAAAGTTCCCATTTGTCATAGCTTATGCTCCCACCGAGCCCCTTCTCATCCCAGCTCGTAAGTTGATTCCACCCCTTGGTGGAGTTGATGTAACTCCTGTGGTCTGGTTCGGATTGATCAGTTTTCTTAATGAAATATTAGTGGGCCGGCAAGGGCTTCTTGTCCTTCTTTCTCAACAAGTTAGCTGATATATTTGAAAGATGTAGGAAAGAAGAATGCTTATTATCTATGTAAAtggttttcacttttcagaGTGTAAAGCTTGCCTAAGAGTTTATGTTTCATATCCATTATATGCagaggagtaatgctacactttACATTGTTGATATAGCATGAGCTTAATGTAgaaagttttgtatttttaagtaGTCATTCAACTTATGCCTCCtgggcatgaggataaactgcttagcTCATCAGGGGTGAAAACTCCTGAATTACCTGATAACTTATTCTTACGGGTAGGGTTAGTTAgccgtaggagtttgattaacggtgagaattgttgtacagtatgcaTTTGCGACGTtgaattaatctgagtaaagttctcctacgttatcaaaaaaaaaaaaggtagtcATTCAACTTATGTCATGTCAACTGATGGAAAGTGGGTgtgaataataaatttattctaTACATAGTGGCTTCGCGAATATAAATTGCAATTTACTAAGCCATTTTGGAACTCAAACGCTTGATGGCttttaattagatttgatgATACAGAAATGATTATGGAAGCCTTCTATGGTGACTTGTGTGAAATacacttaaaattattattaaaattaaaaagttgaaGTAAATATCCTTGTTCATCCTAAGTAATCATTCCTATTGAAAGTTGAGAAATTTCACTCACTTGTCCCAagtattatgtttttttttttaaaaaaagaacaaattatgGTGATTTGGGTTTTTACTCAAGTCACCATAGAATTTTTAGTTCTTTCCTTTCTCTCATTCTTTAAAGACCATGAAATGTTGCAAGGATTcaaaaaagaagggaaagtaTTTCACAAAACCGAAAGTTAATAGATTCCTAGCTACCCAGCCTAGcgaccttttctttttcttttttcttgcttttgtgtttttttggtttGCCCCTCCAAGTGAAAAATGTTGGAATGTTTGCTGCTGGTGCAACATAATCGCTAATGAGCAATATTATACACCACTTTTATCCCATTTTGCTAATATACACTGCCAATTAGGCttgagattttttattattattattttaccaatAACCAATTCAAGGGCTCATTTACAGTGTCGCATCAATAAAGTGAGATAGAAGTGTAGAATATAGTATTTCTCAATCGCCAGGTTTACATATTTTCATGCATCAAAGCTGCTGGTCAAGAGTACTGTAGCGTCATGAAAAATATCAACTAATCTTTTATCTTTCTCTAAAATGCCAGTCAATTCTTTACGTTACAATtacataagaaaagaaaaggacgGTATATTGAACAACAAAGCTACTTCTAATGGGACTCCATATCACTTCACCTCACCTCATTTTCTCTGCATTTGCTTTTTCAAATTTCCAAGAGGCCCGttactcttcttcttcacttCCTCCTTCCTACAGCTACAACTACTTGTATTTAAATTTGTACCGCAGTTCAGACACATACCTTTGCAACTCGGATCACAGATTGCATTGATGGTAATTTCCACATGCACCATGTCTCTTATGTTCTTTGAAATAtcaatctctctttcttccggAGGAAAATATAGCCGGTCATCCAAATCAATTGAAGCTtcatcatcttcctcttcttcctcactaattccagaaaaaattttcactttccCATCCCCAAACATGGCTCCCATGCTGATAACCTCTGGCTCTTCAATGGGTTCTTCAGATAGTAAAAGCGTGAAGTTGGAGAATACACTCTCAGCAGCTGGCTCGCCACACCTTCAACAAGAATTTAACAATGAATCAAAttacatgaagaaaaaaaaaacaatttaatgaTAGCATTTTCCCAGAACTATGATGCTATCATTCCGTTCGTTTGTTCCTCACAGCATTTTTTTCATTCCTCTAGTATACAAGAGTGCCAACTACCCTAAGGACTATCAaccatgttttttaatttttgacacaTGAAGAAAATGCTTTTTGAAAGAATGATATTCAGAATGTGACCATTAAAAACATGTAGATTAAACGAAAATATTTATTCTAAGGGAGTGCATAATAGTGGAATATGAAGATAAAAGAAGATCTAGAAATTGATTGGTGCGTGTATGCACAAAGCGAAACAGAGATTAGCAATTGAATTCAATTAATAGATTAGAATACCTATTGCAGCAAAGAGAGATGACAGTTCTGATGATACCATCGAGCCTCAACTTTTGCTTCTTCCTTGTTACGTCAATGGAGATCTGCACAGGTGTTCCAAGCGGATAGTCCTTGACAGCTTTTGTGACCCGTAAACCCATTACAGAAGCACTAGACTTGGAGATCTCAGTTGAATGCTCTCCCAACCCAAGCCTCTCTAGGGTTGTGCAGTACTCCACATGTGAAACTGAAGGGTTTCTCTTGTAAATAACAGCCCCTTCCCATGGTGACCCTGTTTCTTCAATCTCTTCTTGTCCTTGATCTCCCCCATCAAAAGATACATCCTTCTCTTCGGTGGACTGATTATTAGTTCGTATGCAATCTCTTGCAGTAAACGTTAAGATACCATGGGGTTTGCTTATGGAAACTGGATATTTATCTTGGGTTATACTCCACGGAACTTTGTATTGAACGAGGGGAAAGCATGGATTTAGAGAAGCACTTCCCTTGGATTTCAAACTATAAACCTTCAATTGGTTTAAACAAGAGGAGGGGACAACAGAAAATGAGGGGAATATAAGTGACATTTAGTTATGATATCGCTACAGGAAATTCTATGGGATAGAAAACTTTATAAGGCTTTCATATAATTATTCAAAGGAATTTGGGCGTAGTGTCGAATTCTGGATATGAGAATGGTTGGGGACCAGTACCAACGTGGCTCTATGATTGTATTGGATGAGTCAGGAAACTCAGCAAGGGAAAAGGAGGAACCAAATTCTGCAAGACCACTGGAAATAGTTCAGACAAAACAATTGTAGTTGTATTATAGTTGTATTATATTGCAAAATTAAAGTGCACGGGACAAAATATAGAAACATTAGAATACTTTTGACATGAAGAgcatgctttctttcttttctgaaCAGCATAATGAATTCAAAGTTGCAATTTTTAGCAGGGTGAGTAACTAAGGCCAGAAGGAGCTGTTGACTTGACTTgacaaagtaaaaataaaaaaatagaatgtgAGCACCAACCAGAATGTCTTCATGTCTTCGTTGACATTACAGTACACAGTAGGATATGCAAGTACAATAAAGAAGTGCTTTCATTAGAAATTGAATTTGTTGTGAACAAATAAAAGTTCAAAACTGTCAAAGGACCTGACTGGCATATTGAAAATGAAGTGGGTAAATGCTAGTTTGGTATCAAACTGATTGTTAGTGTCAGCAAGTAGATAAATGCTTGCAAAAATGTCAAACCGATGATAACATAAGTTCTAAGTTAGGCATTCCCACAAACAATTTGCGTTCCAGCTAACTCAACAAGATAAACTCAAGTACGACGCTACGACCCTATGTTTATGGGTCATGAGTGAACTTGGCCTACATTTGGCGCTTATGGGTTTTGATTTTCAGATAgaataatggaaaaaaaaaatgtcatggAAAATTATCAATCTTTTAACGAGAGAGGGAAAAGGCAAACAATAGCACAGAAAACAGACTCAAACTGTATGGGTGATtatcaacccaaaaaatctcAGAAGCAAACCAACTCAAGCTCGGGTACTTACATTGTGAAATGATATTCTCTCCACGATTGGAAACACCACAAAACGTATATGGTATACAcgcgcgagagagagagaaatatgaaGTACGAGGGACTCTCCAGATAAATGCTACCTGGTGAGGATGATATGGCTTCCTAGCAAATTAAACAGTCATGGGCCTTCATTGCCAAATTTCATAAGGCCCACCATctataaaattactttttcgGTTTTTCATTTTTCGCAATTAACTCCAAACATTTTATTCGTCTTTTAAATAAATCTTTCAACTATTTCTATCATAAGCTAtgtaattatatgattaaagaaataaaactgtacaaattttcaaataaaaaaaaagaaaaagaaaaaaagcatgTGTAAGAGCATACAGAAAAAAGATTTCCTCATCTAaccttttttataaaaataccATGTGTCAATTTGCTTGTGAAATGCATATTGCACATGCATTTTTCAATATAAAGgcaaagttaaaagaaaatttattaaaaaaaattttgattctcccatgttatttaaaaatacatgtgcatcttacatgtaaATAGAtacatgacatttttataaGGAAAACTATGTCCGATACGGTGATGTTAACTCAAGACGATTTACCATGGTCCCTAaagagtagctcaatcgattaGAAattacgcctcatgaagcgaaggttactaattcgaatctctccTCTCCCacttgtgtagacatgtaaaaataaaaataaataaataaaatcatttacCATGACAAACATCCAAGTAACTTTCCTAACAAATCTACAGCAGAAGTATTATTGATTTTTTCCTTTGATAGTATTTTTGATACATTACAAAgacaaaaattgaaatgaaaataaaaagaaaaggaccaGCAACCCACCCACTATATATACAAGTTTTCTATGTAACAAGTGCAATAGACAATAGTGGCGTTGTATAATTGATGGAGATGAACAGTGCATAAAGATTGAAGCAGATTGATGCTAGGCAAAACTAAGATTGCTCTGCTAGATTAATTAGTCGGAAGAAGAGATTCTTCTCCACCCGGTAAGCTTTGTCAAGAAATTCATGACCTCTATTGTATCACGTAAAGAGAATGAAGCGTCCGTCATTTTTGGTGTGGAAGACACGACGATGGGAAACCCCCTTCCAACTTCCTTTATAAACTGCAACCAATATTCATATACGATTATCACATTACCATGCATGTGCCCTACttgcatgcatgcatcaatCATATGCCATCCACATAGTGTAATGTCATTTATTAGATTATTATATGACTATTAATTATTAGagttaattttaattgttatGTCATTGCAGTTGTATAACAGGCGTATAACACTGGTCTCATATTACCTTAAAGGCATCCTCATCCGTTGCGTCATCTCCTACATATAATGGGAGGACATCGTCATTTCGGGTACCAAACACAGTTTTTAGTAAATAGTCCAACGCATGACCTTTGTTCCACTCAATATTTGGGCGTACTTCCATAACCTATTCAACAAAACTTCACAAATGAAATGAATGATATGCATTGGAAAACATAATTAATCATttagtgttaaagtaatgattaaatttacctttacCTATTAGCTAAGTTTTTgcgataaatgataatttaacatagtatcagagccaaaggtctgGAGATctaaccttgactccgtcaaactaccactcattgaaattaaatatgtgttaaagtaataattaagtgattaaatttacctattcctataaacttaagcttttaagataaatggtaatttaacatttagAAAATGACAAATATTATACCTTTTTACCCCCTCCCGCGCGAAAGCTTGGATAAGATTTGATGACAGAGTCTACTATCTTCTTAACATTCTCAACATTCTGCAGTAAAAAGATGTAATCGTAGCATCCAAGAAACTTTGAGAATTACTTCTCTGTGTTTGATTTCCAAACCATATAGCAGTTTTTGTGCGCATCATATATGAAggtatatatgatttttttttttttttttgttttacactGGGAAATGGAAGTTTTACCTCCTCATCTACACATCGGAAGTGTACAGAGATGCAGAACTTATTGTCCTCAACCATGGCTCCTTTGATGCCTCTGGTCTTTTCTTGTAGTTTCTCCTTTATCTGCAAAAGACACATGAAACAtttagagaagaaaagaagaagatgaaggatACATTTATAGAGACATTTTCATCATTCTATTGCATGGTATTTTAGAGACACTATGCAATTCAATACTGTTGTTAtctttaattaaaacaaaaaaggatgagaaaaatataacacTAGATTACAAAACATCTTGTAAGAGTTTCAAGGGACACACACGATGTAGTGAAGTGAGAGGAGTTGAGAATTATCTCTTCTTTATCGTATCTCTCAGAATATTGAGCTACCCTTCTGAATGTTTAAGGCAACGTCCTATAAATAAAAAGGCATGCAAGGTTTTTATCCTCAAACGGTGTGTTTGTTAAGAGCTTAGAATACTCTAATATCCAATCATTTTAATCTCTTTTTAACAAAatagacaaaaagaaaaggttagATCCTGCTTCTTTTCCTATTGAGAAAAGAGTGATCCAATCTGTTTACCTTCTTTAGCTTACATAAGAATTTCTTTGCAACATAGAAGTTGATAAAACCCTGTAAAGATTAAGACATGTTAAGATAGAAATATAAGGCTTGAAAAATGCAAGCAAGAGCTCATTTTCAGcacaaaatttctaaaatagtACAAAGTTAATGAGTACCTGTTCATCAGCAATGTGAGTTTGATCCTCAAGCTctgcatatttttttaagaatccTGGTGGGATTGATATATGCATCCCATGACTTCCAGCATAGCACAGATCCTTTAgttttacaaattcaattgcctaaaaagtaaagaaatatatatacatttcaaTTAGCTCAAACAcacgatttatatatatagtttatataaAAGGTGTATATAATCTCAAAGAATATACCTTATCCCTAGACCTTCCGGTGACAATTGCAGTGGGGAAACATTCAGCAACTTCATGCACTGCTGAGCGCATCTGCACGTTGCCATAATTGTCTTACTATTATAACCAGTATAATAATGTAGCAAGAAAGCTCAAATCACtttataaaaatggaaaaaacaaaaaaaaaacaaaaaacctaaaattttttgtttaccAAACGAGATATAGGGTTATTTTTGCAATTAGCTATTCAAATTGAGCGTAATTTGACAGAGCCCCCATAGAGAGGCAGGCTGCAGGGCTCACTTGCGTTGAGGTATGAGGCAACCAATTAAACCCACCAAATGGGACTTCAGTGACTTTATTGGAATATGCAATATTTACATATTAATATCCGAGAAATCTTCTCCTTTTCacgttttttatttatttattagttttaatcGAGAGGAGTTTATTaagattaaccaaaaaaaaaaaaaaaaagtaggctATTGAAGGATAAAATGGAAATTTAATTTCGGCCTTGTCAGTCTTGAAATATTTACTTCATCAGTCATGAAAGCTTTCTCAGGATCATTAACAATTGGCGAGAGAGTTCCATCATAATCCAAAAATACAACTATTTGTTTTCCCTTAGCTATCTTCATCATTTGTTCAAAAGTGTGTAACGCAGATGGATGCTGTGTCTGCAAACAATcccaaaaaataatcaaatagaGATGCAATACTACTTTATGCATGTAAGAAAGAACATAAATAtgcacccccaaaaaaaataaaaaaaatgctattgacattcatgaaaagaagaaaaatatttgacGATAGCATATACATGCATGATCGGATGGGGATTCCGTGCAATGGCCTCATGTGAGAGGTTGTTCGGACTCTACCTGCTCAAGCAGCTGCCGAAGAACCCCTCGCATGAGGCTATCCATTGCATATGGACAGGCAGACAGCCTCATTACACTGTATCCCAATCCTGCATGATCTAACTCAATATAtagtataaacaaaaatatgacTCACAAGACCATATGTAGCAATGTAGTAGATCATCAAAAATACCATATTTAATTTACATGCCAAAATAAATATGTTGTTGCAATCATGTGAGAGGTGTAAGCTTAGTGCCTACCAGCCATTCACTATATGTAACCACACTTGCATCTCTGTTGTCATGGAATTCTCTTTCAATCTCTTCTTGTCCTTGATCTCCCCCATCAAAAGATACATCCTTCTCTTCGGTGGACTGATTATTAGTTCGTATGCAATCTCTTGCAGTAGACGTTAAGATTCTATGGGGTTTGCTTTTGGAAACTGGATATTTATCTTGGGTTATACTCCATGGAACTTTGTATTGAACGAGAGGAAAGCATGGATTTAGAGAAGCACTTCCCTTGGATTTCAAACTATAAACCTTCAATTGGTTTAAACAAGAGGAGGGAACTACAGAAGATGAGGGGAATATGAGTGACATTTAGTTATGATATCGCTACAGGAAATTCTATGGGATAGAAAACTTTACAAGGTTTTCAGATAATTATTCAAAGGAATTTGGGCATAGTGTCAAATTCTGGATACAAGAATGGTTGGGGACCAGTACCAACGTGGCTCTATGATTGTATTGGATGAGTCAGGAAACTCAGCAAGGGAAAAGGAGGAACCAAATTCTGCAAGACCACTGGAAATAGTTCAGACAAAACAATTGTAGTTGTATTATATTGCAAAATTAAAGTGCACGGGACAAAATATAGAAACATTAGAATACTTTTGACATGAAGAacatgctttctttcttttctgaaCAGCATAATGAATTCAAAGTTACAATTTTTAGCAGGGTGAGTAACTAAGGCCAGAAGGAGCTGTTGACTTGACTTgacaaagtaaaaaataaaaaaatagaatgtgAGCACCAACCAGAATGTCTTCATGTCTTCATTGACATTACAGTACACAGTAGGATATGCAAGTACAATAATGAAGTGCTTTCATTAGAAATTGAATTTGTTGTGAACAAATAAAAGTTCAAAACTGTCAAAAGGACCTCACTGGCATATTGAAAATGAAGTGGGTAAATGCTAGTTTGGTATCAAACGATTGTTAGTGTCAGTAAGTAGATAAATGCTTGCAAAAATGTCAAACCGATGATAACATAAGTTCTAAGTTAGGCATTCCCACAAGATAAACTCAAGTACGACGCTACGACCCTATGTTTATGGATCATGAGTGAACTTAGCCTACATTTGGCGCTTATGGGTTTTAATTTTCAGATAgaataatggaaaaaaaaaaatgtcatggACAATTATCAATCTTTTAACGAGAGAGGGAAAAGGCAAACAATAGCACAGAAAACAGACTCAAACTGTATGGGTAATtatcaacccaaaaaatctcAGAAGCAAACCAACTCAAGCTCGGGTACTTACATTGTGAAATGATATTCTCTCCACGATTGGAAACACCACAAAACGTATATGGTATACAcgcgcgagagagagagaaatatgagGTACGAGGGACTCTCCAGAGAAATGCTACCTGGTGGGGATGATATGGCTGGATGAGGATCCACagcaatttttaagaaattgccGTGGCAGCAACTTTCATTTGTAAGGCCAGAAATATGGGATCAGGATCCACggcaatttttaagaaattgccGTGCAacaattttgatatgtaaggtCAGCAACATGCCACGTCTTCtttcatattcttttgttttttttttaacatctctTCCAAAGACAAAACTTTTAGTAACGTGGTTTCaagaagtagttcaatcggctagaaTCATGTCTAATGAAATAGAGATCTTTAGTTtgaatctttcttttcttcttgtgcggacatgtaaaaaaaaaaaaaaatccttagtAACGTGGCATATTTCTGGACGAGGATCCACagcaatttttaattaaacagtCATGGGCCTTCATTGCCAAATTTCGTAAGGCCCACCATCTATAAAAttgcttttttggtttttcattttttacaattaactccAAACATTTTATTCGTCTTTTAAATAAATCTTTCAACTATTTCTATCATAAGCTATGTAAAactttaattatatgattaaagaaataaaactgtacaaattttcaaataaacaaaaaagaaaaaaagcatgtgaaagAGCATGCAGAAAAAGATTTCCTCATGTAACAATTTCCTCAAccctattttataaaaatgtcataaGTCAATTTGCTTGTGAAATGCATATtgcacatgca
This window encodes:
- the LOC132176965 gene encoding protein COFACTOR ASSEMBLY OF COMPLEX C SUBUNIT B CCB3, chloroplastic: MATCSQLLDCFQIKGRPALSSNRGHFHVSENLRCPTKRKSNRGSQLARCSSYFREIVALPSNELPKIGASLSVEPFDAHTVVEVLKIDPPSTSSHAVLDFMQRLVVVADLDPASAKIAIAFLGPFLSIFGFLFIVRIVMSWYPKLPVGKFPFVIAYAPTEPLLIPARKLIPPLGGVDVTPVVWFGLISFLNEILVGRQGLLVLLSQQVS
- the LOC132176964 gene encoding large ribosomal RNA subunit accumulation protein YCED homolog 1, chloroplastic, whose product is MSLIFPSFSVVPSSCLNQLKVYSLKSKGSASLNPCFPLVQYKVPWSITQDKYPVSISKPHGILTFTARDCIRTNNQSTEEKDVSFDGGDQGQEEIEETGSPWEGAVIYKRNPSVSHVEYCTTLERLGLGEHSTEISKSSASVMGLRVTKAVKDYPLGTPVQISIDVTRKKQKLRLDGIIRTVISLCCNRCGEPAAESVFSNFTLLLSEEPIEEPEVISMGAMFGDGKVKIFSGISEEEEEDDEASIDLDDRLYFPPEEREIDISKNIRDMVHVEITINAICDPSCKGMCLNCGTNLNTSSCSCRKEEVKKKSNGPLGNLKKQMQRK
- the LOC132176963 gene encoding probable trehalose-phosphate phosphatase C isoform X1 — encoded protein: MSLIFPSSSVVPSSCLNQLKVYSLKSKGSASLNPCFPLVQYKVPWSITQDKYPVSKSKPHRILTSTARDCIRTNNQSTEEKDVSFDGGDQGQEEIEREFHDNRDASVVTYSEWLTQHPSALHTFEQMMKIAKGKQIVVFLDYDGTLSPIVNDPEKAFMTDEMRSAVHEVAECFPTAIVTGRSRDKAIEFVKLKDLCYAGSHGMHISIPPGFLKKYAELEDQTHIADEQGFINFYVAKKFLCKLKKIKEKLQEKTRGIKGAMVEDNKFCISVHFRCVDEENVENVKKIVDSVIKSYPSFRAGGGKKVMEVRPNIEWNKGHALDYLLKTVFGTRNDDVLPLYVGDDATDEDAFKFIKEVGRGFPIVVSSTPKMTDASFSLRDTIEVMNFLTKLTGWRRISSSD
- the LOC132176963 gene encoding probable trehalose-phosphate phosphatase J isoform X2 — encoded protein: MSLIFPSSSVVPSSCLNQLKVYSLKSKGSASLNPCFPLVQYKVPWSITQDKYPVSKSKPHRILTSTARDCIRTNNQSTEEKDVSFDGGDQGQEEIEREFHDNRDASVVTYSEWLMRSAVHEVAECFPTAIVTGRSRDKAIEFVKLKDLCYAGSHGMHISIPPGFLKKYAELEDQTHIADEQGFINFYVAKKFLCKLKKIKEKLQEKTRGIKGAMVEDNKFCISVHFRCVDEENVENVKKIVDSVIKSYPSFRAGGGKKVMEVRPNIEWNKGHALDYLLKTVFGTRNDDVLPLYVGDDATDEDAFKFIKEVGRGFPIVVSSTPKMTDASFSLRDTIEVMNFLTKLTGWRRISSSD
- the LOC132176963 gene encoding trehalose-phosphate phosphatase A-like isoform X3, giving the protein MSLIFPSSSVVPSSCLNQLKVYSLKSKGSASLNPCFPLVQYKVPWSITQDKYPVSKSKPHRILTSTARDCIRTNNQSTEEKDVSFDGGDQGQEEIEREFHDNRDASVVTYSEWLTQHPSALHTFEQMMKIAKGKQIVVFLDYDGTLSPIVNDPEKAFMTDEMRSAVHEVAECFPTAIVTGRSRDKAIEFVKLKDLCYAGSHGMHISIPPGFLKKYAELEDQTHIADEQGFINFYVAKKFLCKLKKIKEKLQEKTRGIKGAMVEDNKFCISVHFRCVDEENVENVKKIVDSVIKSYPSFRAGGGKKFC